One window of Streptomyces sp. FIT100 genomic DNA carries:
- a CDS encoding alpha/beta fold hydrolase, translating to MRRRVRASDGRHLTVERLGDPRGRPVFLLHGTPGSRLGPAPRGMVLYQRGMQLIAYDRPGYGGSDRLAGRSVADVADDVRAIADALGLDRFAVVGRSGGAPHALACAALLPDRVTRAAALVTLAPRDADGLDWFEGMAASNVLEYTRATADPDGLTARFISRSDEIRRDPVRLLDDLRRELTDSDRMVVSDAGVRAMLLRNYQEALRTSAYGWIDDALAFCSPWGFDPAGIKAPVLLWHGEKDVFSPVGHSRWLAERIPGATAVLEPAAAHFDALHALPRILTWLLDDHPGRPGE from the coding sequence GCGGGGCAGGCCCGTGTTCCTGCTGCACGGCACCCCGGGCAGCAGGCTCGGCCCGGCCCCGCGCGGCATGGTGCTGTACCAGCGCGGGATGCAGCTGATCGCGTACGACCGCCCCGGCTACGGCGGTTCGGACCGGCTGGCCGGCCGCAGTGTCGCCGATGTCGCCGATGACGTACGGGCGATCGCCGATGCCCTGGGGCTCGACCGCTTCGCCGTGGTGGGCCGCTCGGGCGGCGCGCCGCACGCCCTGGCCTGTGCCGCGCTGCTGCCCGACCGGGTGACCAGGGCCGCCGCGCTCGTGACCCTGGCGCCGCGGGATGCGGACGGCCTCGACTGGTTCGAGGGGATGGCCGCGTCCAACGTCCTGGAGTACACGAGGGCCACCGCCGACCCGGACGGGCTCACCGCGCGGTTCATCAGCCGCTCCGACGAGATCCGACGCGATCCGGTCAGGCTCCTCGACGATCTGCGCCGCGAGCTGACCGACTCCGACCGGATGGTCGTCTCGGACGCCGGCGTACGGGCGATGCTGCTGCGCAACTACCAGGAGGCGCTGCGGACATCGGCGTACGGCTGGATCGACGACGCGCTCGCCTTCTGCAGTCCGTGGGGGTTCGATCCGGCCGGAATCAAGGCGCCGGTGCTGCTGTGGCACGGTGAGAAGGACGTCTTCTCACCGGTCGGGCACTCGCGGTGGCTGGCGGAGCGGATCCCGGGGGCGACGGCCGTACTGGAACCGGCCGCCGCCCACTTCGACGCGCTGCACGCGCTGCCGCGCATCCTGACGTGGCTCCTTGACGACCACCCCGGTCGGCCTGGCGAGTGA
- the fxsT gene encoding FxSxx-COOH system tetratricopeptide repeat protein, translating into MTASRDGRIVTFYSYKGGTGRTMAMANTAWILAANGKRVLAVDWDLEAPGLHKFFHPFLDPSTLGATTGVIDLITEYAWAATSPVQRPDDWHRDYARIQPHAVSLTPENLGWEFPEGGTLDFVSAGKQNREYSATVSTFDWDNFYDRLGGGHFFDALRDDMKANYDYVLIDSRTGLSDIADICTVHLPDVLVDCFTLSDQSIDGAAAVARQIDERYSGRGIRILPVPMRIDEGEKEKADAGRALARLKFDRFPSGLAGDELTSYWGAVEIPYRPYYAYEETLATFGDEAGLSNSLLSAFERLTSVITAGDVTAMPSVGEEVRLRIRDAFTRRRPALPADLFLSYVAENRMWADWIESVLTRAGFRVVPRDVSAEPPQDRSTAHAAENAARTVVLLSSAYFKSARAMEVWERAASEDPGGGRRHLLPLRVGDVRLTTPYIDRNPVDLFRLDEVHATTALLRALDRPVQISDGVSPGPRFPGTVPKIWNAPPRNPGFTGRSVVLERMRDQLGGGMAVVLPQPQTLYGLGGVGKTQVALEYVHRFMADYDLVWWISSEQTDDVIAGLAELAVRLGAQGGEDMAAASQEAVDLLRRGVPTSRWLLVFDNADDPEQLKRFFPTGGHILVTSRNQSWSQYGDALPVDVFLREESVEHLQRRARGLTLADADQVASAVGDLPLAVEQAAAWIAETATPVSAYLEQLAQQAPSVLSLNQPAGYPEPVAATWNVSIERLKERSPAAVRLLQLCAFFAPEPISANLLYSKEMIEALKPYDSSLQEKLVLGRVIREIGRFALAKVDQVSNSIQVHRLVQAVIRAQLSEEEQMDARHAVHRILAGARPDDDEPIDNPETWPRFNTIWPHLGPSEARHCKEPETRRLLIDRVRYLWKRGDWQTAGALAEELRDVWREKLGNDDLQYLYLRFHLSNILRSQGRYVEARELDEVTLERQQAVLGPSHPHTYMTTSGLAMDLGTLGQYGKAMELATEAHEGFSQIFHESHPRTLAAANNLALNLRMVGQYARAREIDQEVFDRRTEVLGPEHPYTLSSATSLARDLREVGRYEDSVSLLSRTYDSYKETLGRAFPGTLAAAKSLAVSLRRAGRLEDARRLTTATRNRYRAKYTYAHPDSLACDLNLAADLFAAGEPVAARDLAQEVVDQYMEVPGEKHPYTLAAINNLGIYHWGCGAPDLAEELLLPTIRRMTDVLGSSHPHTLFCTVNLANARADMGELEEALETERRAVGRLREVLGAHHPETLAIASNMSVTLGALGRKDEAAVLRAETVEELGRLLGDDHNMTRIARDERRIQRDLEPLAV; encoded by the coding sequence ATGACAGCCAGTCGTGACGGACGCATCGTCACCTTCTACTCCTACAAGGGAGGAACGGGGCGGACGATGGCGATGGCCAACACGGCCTGGATACTCGCCGCGAACGGAAAGCGGGTCCTCGCCGTCGACTGGGACCTGGAAGCCCCCGGCCTGCACAAGTTCTTCCACCCCTTCCTCGACCCCTCCACGCTCGGTGCCACCACCGGCGTCATCGACCTGATCACCGAATACGCCTGGGCCGCCACCAGCCCCGTGCAGCGCCCCGACGACTGGCACCGCGACTACGCGCGCATCCAGCCGCACGCCGTCTCCCTCACCCCCGAGAACCTGGGCTGGGAGTTCCCCGAGGGCGGCACCCTCGACTTCGTCTCGGCGGGCAAGCAGAACCGCGAGTACTCGGCGACCGTCTCCACCTTCGACTGGGACAACTTCTACGACCGCCTCGGCGGCGGCCACTTCTTCGACGCCCTGCGCGACGACATGAAGGCCAACTACGACTACGTCCTGATCGACAGCCGCACCGGTCTCAGCGACATCGCCGACATCTGCACCGTCCACCTCCCGGACGTCCTCGTCGACTGCTTCACCCTCAGCGACCAGTCCATCGACGGTGCCGCCGCCGTCGCCCGCCAGATCGACGAGCGCTACAGCGGCCGCGGCATCAGGATCCTCCCCGTCCCCATGCGCATCGACGAGGGCGAGAAGGAGAAGGCCGACGCCGGACGGGCCCTGGCGCGGCTGAAGTTCGACCGCTTCCCGAGCGGGCTCGCGGGCGACGAACTCACCTCCTACTGGGGCGCGGTGGAGATCCCGTACCGCCCCTACTACGCCTACGAGGAGACCCTGGCCACCTTCGGCGACGAGGCCGGACTCAGCAACTCCCTGCTCTCCGCCTTCGAACGGCTCACCTCCGTCATCACCGCCGGAGACGTCACCGCCATGCCCTCCGTCGGCGAGGAGGTCAGACTGCGCATCCGCGACGCCTTCACCCGCCGCCGCCCCGCCCTGCCCGCCGACCTCTTCCTCAGCTACGTCGCCGAGAACCGGATGTGGGCCGACTGGATCGAGTCCGTCCTCACCCGGGCGGGCTTCCGCGTCGTCCCGCGCGACGTCTCCGCCGAACCGCCCCAGGACCGCTCCACCGCACACGCCGCCGAGAACGCCGCCCGCACCGTCGTCCTGCTCTCCAGCGCCTACTTCAAGTCCGCACGGGCCATGGAGGTGTGGGAACGGGCCGCGTCCGAGGACCCCGGCGGCGGCCGCCGCCATCTGCTGCCGCTGCGCGTCGGCGACGTACGCCTCACCACCCCCTACATCGACCGCAACCCCGTCGACCTCTTCCGCCTCGACGAGGTGCACGCCACCACCGCGCTGCTGCGCGCCCTCGACCGCCCCGTGCAGATCTCCGACGGGGTCTCGCCGGGGCCGCGGTTCCCCGGCACCGTTCCCAAGATCTGGAACGCGCCGCCCCGCAACCCCGGGTTCACCGGCCGCTCCGTCGTCCTGGAGCGGATGCGCGACCAGCTCGGCGGCGGCATGGCCGTCGTGCTGCCGCAGCCGCAGACCCTCTACGGACTCGGCGGCGTCGGCAAGACCCAGGTGGCGCTGGAGTACGTGCACCGCTTCATGGCCGACTACGACCTGGTGTGGTGGATCTCCTCCGAGCAGACCGACGACGTCATCGCCGGGCTCGCCGAACTCGCCGTCCGCCTCGGCGCCCAGGGCGGCGAGGACATGGCCGCCGCCTCCCAGGAGGCCGTCGACCTGCTGCGGCGCGGCGTGCCGACCTCCCGCTGGCTGCTGGTCTTCGACAACGCCGACGACCCCGAGCAGCTCAAGAGGTTCTTCCCGACCGGCGGGCACATCCTGGTCACCTCCAGGAACCAGAGCTGGTCCCAGTACGGCGACGCCCTGCCCGTCGACGTCTTCCTGCGCGAGGAGTCCGTCGAGCACCTCCAGCGCCGGGCGCGCGGACTCACCCTGGCCGACGCCGACCAGGTCGCCTCCGCCGTCGGTGACCTGCCGCTCGCCGTGGAACAGGCCGCGGCGTGGATCGCGGAGACCGCGACCCCCGTCTCCGCCTATCTGGAGCAGCTGGCGCAGCAGGCCCCGAGCGTCCTCTCCCTCAACCAGCCCGCGGGTTACCCCGAACCGGTCGCCGCGACCTGGAACGTCTCCATCGAGCGGCTCAAGGAACGCTCACCCGCGGCCGTACGGCTGCTCCAGCTCTGCGCCTTCTTCGCCCCCGAGCCGATCTCCGCCAACCTCCTCTACAGCAAGGAGATGATCGAGGCGCTCAAGCCGTACGACTCCTCCCTCCAGGAGAAGCTCGTACTCGGCCGCGTCATCCGGGAGATCGGCCGGTTCGCCCTCGCCAAGGTCGACCAGGTGTCCAACTCCATCCAGGTCCACCGGCTGGTGCAGGCCGTCATCCGGGCCCAGCTCAGCGAAGAGGAGCAGATGGACGCCCGGCACGCCGTCCACCGCATCCTCGCCGGGGCGCGGCCCGACGACGACGAGCCGATCGACAACCCCGAGACCTGGCCCCGGTTCAACACCATCTGGCCGCACCTCGGCCCCTCCGAGGCCCGCCACTGCAAGGAACCGGAGACCCGGCGCCTGCTCATCGACCGCGTGCGCTACCTGTGGAAGCGCGGCGACTGGCAGACCGCCGGGGCGCTCGCCGAGGAACTGCGCGACGTCTGGCGCGAGAAGCTCGGCAACGACGATCTCCAGTACCTGTACCTGCGCTTCCACCTCTCCAACATCCTGCGTTCCCAGGGCCGTTACGTGGAGGCCAGGGAACTCGACGAGGTCACGCTGGAGCGGCAGCAGGCCGTGCTCGGCCCGTCCCACCCGCACACGTACATGACCACCAGCGGCCTCGCGATGGACCTCGGCACGCTCGGCCAGTACGGCAAGGCGATGGAACTGGCCACCGAGGCGCACGAGGGCTTCAGCCAGATCTTCCACGAGTCCCACCCGCGCACCCTGGCCGCCGCCAACAACCTCGCGCTGAACCTGCGCATGGTCGGCCAGTACGCGCGCGCCCGCGAGATCGACCAGGAGGTCTTCGACCGGCGCACCGAGGTGCTCGGACCCGAGCACCCGTACACCCTCTCCTCCGCCACCTCGCTCGCCCGCGACCTGCGCGAGGTCGGCCGCTACGAGGACTCGGTCTCCCTGCTGTCACGCACGTACGACAGCTACAAGGAGACCCTCGGCCGCGCCTTCCCCGGCACGCTCGCGGCGGCCAAGAGCCTCGCCGTGTCGCTGCGCAGGGCGGGCAGGCTGGAGGACGCGCGGCGGCTCACCACGGCCACCCGCAACCGCTACCGCGCCAAGTACACCTACGCGCACCCGGACTCACTGGCCTGCGACCTCAACCTGGCCGCCGACCTCTTCGCGGCCGGGGAGCCGGTCGCGGCCAGGGACCTGGCGCAGGAGGTCGTCGACCAGTACATGGAGGTGCCGGGCGAGAAGCACCCGTACACCCTCGCCGCCATCAACAACCTCGGCATCTACCACTGGGGCTGCGGCGCCCCCGACCTCGCGGAGGAACTGCTCCTGCCGACGATCAGGAGGATGACCGACGTCCTCGGAAGCTCCCACCCGCACACCCTGTTCTGCACGGTCAACCTCGCCAACGCCCGTGCGGACATGGGCGAGCTGGAGGAGGCGCTGGAGACCGAGCGGCGCGCGGTCGGGCGCCTCCGCGAGGTGCTCGGCGCCCACCACCCGGAGACCCTCGCCATCGCCTCCAACATGTCCGTCACCCTCGGCGCGCTGGGCCGCAAGGACGAGGCGGCGGTACTGCGCGCGGAAACGGTGGAGGAACTGGGCCGGCTGCTCGGCGACGACCACAACATGACCCGGATCGCCCGGGACGAGCGGCGTATCCAGCGCGACCTGGAGCCGCTGGCTGTCTAA
- the fsxC gene encoding FxsC protein, which yields MRVFTQDQDGGRVQASSQQRAADHRPYFFLSYAHTPRYGAGGPDPDMWVERLFRDLCGHVMAMTDLPAGAPAGFMDREIRSGEGWSERLGDVLATCRVFVPLFSPRYFASEMCGKEWYAFAQRAIYHQAKSNRPAEAIVPALWVPVPPEQLPGPAERLQFNHRAFGDRYVTDGLYGLIKLRIFAEEYERAVYELAKRIVNVADTAGVGPSRPLDYRQAPSAFGKPDPAQPRATGPRPIQVTVAAPTRHDVPEGRDPVYYGDMPQDWNPYHPEAARPIGSIAQDLVRSLNYQATVASFDHDATPLDPKQPPSRPELLLVDRWALEDEDRRQRLAAFDAEHRPWVSVVVPWNRDDHQSRAADSELTAKLEATLPTQLSQGRAACRAAARGVPSMEAFGQILPQVVEAAAQQYLRHAQVYPPAGGSHTERPRLRGPMAAEYATTHFTHDMLDQAPDAEDTDDSQS from the coding sequence GTGCGGGTGTTCACACAGGACCAGGACGGGGGTCGTGTGCAAGCGTCATCGCAACAACGGGCGGCTGACCATCGGCCGTACTTCTTCTTGAGCTATGCGCACACGCCGAGGTACGGCGCCGGGGGCCCCGACCCCGACATGTGGGTCGAGCGGCTGTTCCGTGATCTGTGCGGCCATGTGATGGCCATGACCGATCTGCCGGCCGGCGCCCCGGCCGGCTTCATGGACCGGGAGATACGCTCGGGCGAGGGCTGGTCGGAGCGGCTCGGCGACGTGCTCGCCACCTGCCGGGTCTTCGTCCCGCTGTTCTCTCCCCGGTACTTCGCCAGTGAGATGTGCGGCAAGGAGTGGTACGCCTTCGCCCAGCGGGCCATCTACCACCAGGCCAAGAGCAACCGGCCGGCCGAGGCCATCGTGCCCGCGCTGTGGGTGCCGGTGCCACCCGAGCAACTCCCTGGCCCCGCCGAGCGGTTGCAGTTCAACCACCGCGCCTTCGGCGACCGCTACGTCACCGACGGCCTCTACGGGCTCATCAAACTCCGCATATTCGCCGAGGAGTACGAGCGCGCGGTCTACGAACTCGCCAAACGCATCGTCAACGTGGCCGACACCGCAGGCGTCGGCCCCAGCAGGCCCCTCGACTACCGGCAGGCCCCCAGCGCCTTCGGCAAACCCGACCCGGCCCAGCCGCGCGCCACCGGCCCCCGCCCCATCCAGGTCACCGTCGCCGCCCCCACCCGCCACGACGTCCCCGAGGGCCGCGACCCCGTCTACTACGGCGACATGCCGCAGGACTGGAACCCGTACCACCCCGAGGCCGCCCGGCCCATCGGCTCCATCGCCCAGGACCTCGTCCGCTCCCTCAACTACCAGGCCACCGTCGCCTCCTTCGACCACGACGCCACCCCGCTCGACCCCAAGCAGCCCCCGTCCAGGCCCGAGCTGCTGCTCGTCGACCGCTGGGCCCTGGAGGACGAGGACCGCAGACAGCGGCTCGCCGCCTTCGACGCCGAACACCGCCCCTGGGTGAGCGTGGTCGTCCCCTGGAACCGCGACGACCACCAGAGCCGAGCCGCCGACAGCGAGCTCACCGCCAAACTGGAGGCGACCCTGCCCACCCAGCTCAGCCAGGGCAGGGCCGCCTGCCGGGCGGCCGCACGCGGCGTCCCCAGCATGGAGGCGTTCGGCCAGATACTCCCCCAGGTCGTCGAAGCAGCCGCCCAGCAGTACCTCAGGCACGCCCAGGTCTATCCACCCGCCGGCGGCAGCCACACCGAACGCCCCCGGCTGCGCGGCCCGATGGCGGCCGAGTACGCCACCACGCACTTCACCCACGACATGCTCGACCAGGCGCCCGATGCGGAGGACACGGATGACAGCCAGTCGTGA
- a CDS encoding aminoglycoside N(3)-acetyltransferase: protein MADERALAAQLSELGLAAGDVVLVHASLSGTGLDAPMLRDALLTAVGEQGTLVVPAFTTENSDTSTAHLRRVEGMTPTQAAAFRATMPAFDPASTPSTAMGRLAESVRTAPGAVRSTHPQASFAALGRQAAELLAGHPLTSHFGEDSPMGALYRAGARVLMVNVAFSVCTAFHLAEYRTGAPERRYRCVVRGADGPQWTEYVDITLDDGDFRIIGDAFAAVDGNRVHKGQLGGTTARLFPIRDAVDHAVVWMTEKRP, encoded by the coding sequence GTGGCCGATGAGCGGGCGTTGGCGGCCCAGCTCTCCGAGCTGGGCCTCGCGGCGGGGGACGTGGTGCTCGTCCACGCCTCGCTCAGCGGCACCGGCCTCGACGCCCCGATGCTGCGCGATGCCCTGCTGACGGCCGTGGGCGAGCAGGGCACGCTGGTCGTGCCCGCCTTCACGACGGAGAACTCGGACACCTCCACCGCCCATCTGCGGCGGGTCGAAGGGATGACACCCACTCAGGCGGCGGCCTTCCGGGCCACGATGCCGGCCTTCGACCCGGCCTCGACGCCCTCCACCGCTATGGGCCGGTTGGCCGAGTCCGTACGGACCGCGCCGGGCGCCGTCCGCAGCACGCACCCGCAGGCGTCCTTCGCCGCGCTCGGACGGCAGGCGGCGGAACTGCTCGCCGGGCACCCCCTGACCTCTCATTTCGGCGAGGACTCCCCGATGGGGGCCCTCTACCGCGCCGGGGCGCGCGTCCTGATGGTCAATGTGGCCTTCTCCGTCTGCACCGCCTTCCATCTCGCGGAGTACCGCACCGGTGCGCCCGAGCGGCGCTACCGCTGTGTGGTGCGCGGGGCGGACGGTCCGCAGTGGACGGAGTACGTCGACATCACGCTGGACGACGGCGATTTCCGGATCATCGGTGACGCGTTCGCCGCCGTTGACGGGAATCGGGTGCACAAGGGACAACTGGGAGGAACAACCGCACGGTTGTTTCCGATCAGGGACGCGGTGGACCATGCCGTGGTGTGGATGACCGAAAAGCGGCCCTGA
- the fxsBH gene encoding radical SAM/SPASM protein FxsBH, inactivated beta-hydroxylase extension form, translating to MTGPLVPFREIVIKVHSRCDLACDHCYVYEHADQSWRTRPKAISDEAILQTARRLAEHARNHALPSVSVILHGGEPLLAGPARLRRICEELTTALDGVTALDLRIHTNGLQLSPRYLDLFDEFGVRVGISLDGDKAANDRHRRFADGRSSHPLVVRAVRLLDEERYRHLNLGLLCTIDVENDPVAVHDALMELDPPRIDFLLPHGTWDTPPPRPDGSPTAYADWILTVFDRWDRQGRRVPVRLFESVLSTLSGGPSLTESLGLAPTDLVVVETDGTLEQVDSLKSAYEGAAATGFDVFTHSFDEVAAHPGVRARQLGLAGVSDTCRRCPVVRSCGGGLYTHRYRSGTDFDNTSVYCTDLEALVRGIELRTAPLTVSPAVGDDAVLGTAQHELTALLLARLHDELAGRGGDAWARAWTLTAAVERSGADGYDDVLAHPYTRSWLLDALDALDGDRPGSAEPGARLAASAAAAVVRDGGPDLAVRVPYENGALFLPTLGELRLTGRPERGTAEVRPVEKGFLVRAGRVERRIARPAEPTADWRPVRRLGRDGAPDLAIDDLDPYRNCFGVPVVPRLGLDEAAHWTGRLAGAWSLLRERAPEQAEAAAGSLSTLTPLAGPADSGPAVGRHGFGALGLPLRADARRLALALLRGHRRARLHRLLEVTDLYAEDGLWSHHAPWTDAPVPVSELLAGAYERAGLAAFEPGSAEQALRAVDTLERAAELTVSGKSLLVRLGEEAERGR from the coding sequence ATGACAGGACCCCTGGTCCCATTCCGCGAGATCGTCATCAAAGTGCACAGCAGGTGCGATCTCGCATGTGACCACTGCTACGTCTACGAACACGCGGATCAGAGCTGGCGCACCCGCCCCAAGGCAATCTCTGACGAAGCGATCCTCCAGACCGCCCGGCGACTGGCCGAGCACGCGAGGAACCATGCACTGCCCTCCGTGTCAGTGATCCTGCACGGAGGGGAGCCCCTGCTCGCCGGCCCCGCCCGGCTGCGTCGTATCTGCGAGGAGCTGACCACAGCCCTCGACGGCGTCACCGCACTCGACCTGCGGATCCACACCAACGGGCTCCAGCTCAGCCCCCGCTATCTCGACCTCTTCGACGAGTTCGGCGTCAGGGTCGGCATCTCCCTCGACGGCGACAAGGCGGCCAACGACCGCCACCGCCGCTTCGCGGACGGCCGCAGCAGCCACCCCCTGGTCGTCCGGGCCGTGCGGCTCCTCGACGAGGAGCGCTACCGCCATCTCAACCTCGGCCTGCTCTGCACGATCGACGTCGAGAACGACCCCGTGGCCGTCCACGACGCGCTGATGGAACTCGACCCGCCGCGCATCGACTTCCTGCTGCCGCACGGCACCTGGGACACCCCGCCGCCGCGCCCGGACGGCTCGCCCACCGCGTACGCCGACTGGATCCTCACCGTCTTCGACCGCTGGGACCGGCAGGGCCGCCGGGTGCCGGTGCGGCTCTTCGAATCGGTCCTGTCCACGCTCTCCGGCGGCCCCAGCCTCACCGAGTCGCTCGGCCTCGCCCCCACCGACCTCGTCGTCGTCGAGACCGACGGCACACTGGAGCAGGTCGACTCGCTCAAGAGCGCCTACGAAGGCGCCGCGGCCACCGGATTCGACGTCTTCACGCACTCCTTCGACGAGGTCGCCGCACACCCCGGAGTCCGCGCCCGCCAACTCGGCCTGGCCGGTGTCAGCGACACCTGCCGCCGGTGCCCGGTCGTACGCTCGTGCGGTGGCGGCCTCTACACCCACCGGTACCGCAGCGGCACGGACTTCGACAACACCTCCGTGTACTGCACCGACCTGGAGGCCCTCGTCCGCGGCATCGAGCTGCGCACCGCGCCCCTGACCGTCTCCCCGGCCGTCGGCGACGACGCCGTGCTCGGCACCGCGCAGCACGAGCTGACCGCGCTGCTGCTCGCCAGGCTCCACGACGAGCTCGCCGGGCGGGGCGGCGACGCATGGGCCCGAGCCTGGACGCTCACGGCGGCCGTGGAGCGCTCGGGCGCCGACGGGTACGACGATGTGCTGGCACATCCCTACACGCGCAGCTGGCTGCTCGACGCCCTGGACGCCCTCGACGGGGACCGGCCCGGCTCGGCCGAGCCCGGTGCCCGGCTGGCCGCGTCGGCCGCCGCGGCCGTCGTACGGGACGGCGGACCCGACCTCGCCGTCCGGGTGCCGTACGAGAACGGCGCGCTGTTCCTGCCGACCCTGGGCGAACTGCGGCTCACCGGCCGGCCAGAGCGCGGAACCGCGGAGGTCCGGCCCGTCGAGAAGGGCTTCCTGGTGCGGGCCGGCCGTGTCGAGCGGCGGATCGCCCGGCCGGCCGAACCCACCGCCGACTGGCGGCCGGTGCGCCGGCTCGGCCGCGACGGGGCGCCGGATCTCGCCATCGACGACCTCGACCCGTACCGGAACTGCTTCGGCGTCCCGGTGGTGCCGCGGCTCGGACTCGACGAGGCCGCCCACTGGACCGGCCGGCTGGCCGGCGCCTGGAGCCTGCTGCGCGAGCGGGCGCCGGAGCAGGCCGAGGCCGCCGCCGGATCGCTCTCCACACTGACCCCGCTGGCCGGACCGGCGGACTCCGGCCCCGCGGTGGGCCGGCACGGCTTCGGCGCCCTCGGCCTGCCCCTGCGCGCGGACGCGCGCCGACTGGCGCTCGCGCTGCTCCGCGGCCACCGCCGGGCGCGGCTGCACAGGCTGCTGGAAGTCACCGACCTGTACGCCGAGGACGGCCTGTGGAGCCATCACGCCCCCTGGACGGACGCGCCCGTTCCGGTGTCCGAGCTGCTGGCGGGGGCGTACGAACGGGCAGGGCTCGCCGCATTCGAGCCGGGCAGCGCCGAGCAGGCCCTGCGGGCCGTCGACACCCTGGAGCGCGCGGCGGAGCTGACCGTCAGCGGCAAGAGCCTGCTGGTCCGGTTGGGGGAAGAGGCGGAACGTGGCCGATGA
- a CDS encoding FXSXX-COOH protein, whose protein sequence is MTFQTSATFAAAKKNRVPVTEIDVRGADAARKLGRVRPAAVDRTARVSSFNSAL, encoded by the coding sequence GTGACCTTCCAGACCTCAGCCACCTTCGCCGCCGCGAAGAAGAATCGTGTGCCCGTCACCGAGATCGACGTGCGCGGCGCCGATGCCGCCAGGAAGCTGGGTCGCGTGCGTCCCGCTGCCGTCGACCGTACCGCGCGGGTCTCGAGCTTCAACTCCGCTCTCTAG
- a CDS encoding DUF4231 domain-containing protein produces MVFRNADLPVLFHRTDETAITRQREAVNGVRLQLLLLVLGAALAALPWRGSIGDSFQLMGALSALAYAGVLVVGFRGSRHRAKSHWQLNRSAAEFIRSMCWRYAVHGAPFESNTPDPDRLFTSRLEEGLQELRKVGWVDPRASGESAAGAELITTPMRLLREKAFSVRKETYVRDRLIEQRNWYHRRMEVSRRATVLWQLTIALLTLLALFFGTLRTFSVTESAEPLGVLSAAAAACLAWSGIRRHQPLIAAHSLVEEDLAAIHIAMETSVTEEQWPSAVYETERIVSPQHTDWLVQHRS; encoded by the coding sequence ATGGTCTTCCGAAACGCTGATCTGCCGGTTCTCTTTCACCGCACGGACGAGACAGCCATCACGCGGCAGCGGGAGGCGGTCAACGGCGTCCGGCTGCAACTGCTCCTGCTCGTGCTGGGCGCCGCACTGGCCGCGCTGCCGTGGCGGGGCTCGATCGGCGACTCCTTCCAACTCATGGGCGCGCTCAGCGCGTTGGCGTACGCCGGCGTTCTCGTCGTCGGCTTCCGCGGCTCCCGCCATCGAGCAAAGTCGCATTGGCAACTCAACCGCTCCGCAGCGGAGTTCATCCGTTCCATGTGCTGGCGGTACGCGGTCCACGGAGCCCCCTTCGAATCGAACACCCCCGACCCGGACCGGCTGTTCACCTCCCGGCTGGAGGAGGGGCTCCAGGAGCTGCGGAAGGTCGGCTGGGTGGACCCGCGGGCCAGCGGGGAGTCCGCCGCCGGTGCCGAGCTCATCACCACGCCGATGCGGCTGCTGCGGGAGAAGGCGTTCAGCGTACGCAAGGAGACGTACGTACGGGACCGCCTGATCGAGCAGCGCAACTGGTACCACCGGCGCATGGAGGTGTCCCGGCGCGCGACCGTGCTGTGGCAGCTCACGATCGCGCTGCTCACCCTGCTGGCGCTGTTCTTCGGGACGCTGCGCACCTTCTCGGTGACGGAGTCGGCCGAGCCGCTCGGGGTGCTGTCGGCGGCCGCCGCGGCGTGCCTCGCCTGGAGCGGGATCCGGCGGCACCAGCCGCTGATCGCCGCGCACTCGCTCGTGGAGGAGGACCTGGCGGCGATCCATATCGCCATGGAGACGTCGGTCACCGAGGAGCAGTGGCCGTCGGCGGTGTACGAGACGGAGCGGATCGTGTCGCCGCAGCACACCGACTGGCTGGTGCAGCACCGCAGTTGA